From Diospyros lotus cultivar Yz01 chromosome 4, ASM1463336v1, whole genome shotgun sequence, a single genomic window includes:
- the LOC127800036 gene encoding zinc finger protein ZAT10-like, translated as MALEALNSPSTPTPPFDRENVTLNLEPWTKGKRSKRPRMENAATPSEEEYLALCLIMLARGGRSSSSSHPEPSSTSSESKLLYKCSVCDKAFASYQALGGHKASHRKLASSDDQSTTTASTGAIIAVTGRTHECSICHRCFPSGQALGGHKRRHYEGGVGGASGGATSSEGAGSTNSHRNFDLNLPALPALGEFSIEDEVESPHPAKKHRHHLLPTKA; from the coding sequence ATGGCCTTGGAAGCTCTCAACTCGCCGAGCACTCCTACGCCACCGTTTGATCGTGAAAACGTGACTCTTAATCTGGAGCCCTGGACGAAGGGGAAGCGATCGAAACGACCGCGGATGGAGAACGCGGCCACACCCAGCGAGGAAGAGTATCTTGCTCTCTGCCTCATCATGCTCGCTCGCGGCGGCAGAAGCTCCTCTTCTTCCCATCCAGAGCCGTCTTCGACATCGTCGGAGTCGAAGCTCCTCTACAAGTGTAGCGTATGTGACAAGGCCTTCGCCTCTTACCAGGCTCTAGGGGGCCACAAGGCCAGTCACAGGAAGCTCGCCAGCTCCGACGACCAGTCCACGACCACCGCCTCCACCGGCGCCATCATCGCAGTCACTGGTAGGACACACGAGTGCTCCATCTGCCATAGGTGCTTCCCCTCGGGACAGGCCTTGGGTGGACACAAGCGCCGCCACTACGAAGGCGGAGTCGGCGGGGCAAGCGGCGGCGCCACCTCGTCCGAAGGTGCAGGATCCACCAACAGCCACCGGAACTTTGACTTGAACCTGCCTGCCTTGCCTGCCTTGGGTGAATTTAGCATTGAAGACGAGGTCGAGTCTCCTCATCCGGCGAAGAAGCATCGCCACCATCTGTTGCCGACGAAAGCCTAA